The window CCGCGGCGCGCTCGGCCTGCTCGAAGGCGGCGTGCTCGGCCCCCTGCCCGACGGGGCGATGGAGCTCGTCCAGATCGCCCGCACGAACACCGACCGGCTCGTGCGGCTCGTGAACGACATCCTCGATCTCGAGAAGATCGTGGCGGGCAAGCTCGAGCTTCACCCGAAGCGCGTCGACGTGCGGCGGCTCGTCTCGGGCCTCGTCGACAGCCTCGGCCCCGTGGCCTCGGAGGCCAGGGTCGAGCTCTTCGTGGACGTGCGGGGCGAGATCGAGGTCGTGGTGGATGAGGACCGCATCGCTCAGGTGCTCACGAACCTGATGTCGAATGCCCTCAAGTTCTCGCCCCCCGAGGCGCGGGTCGAGCTCGGCGTGGAGGCGAAGGCCGACGGGCGCGTGTGCTTCGCGGTCCGGGACCGCGGCCCCGGGATCGCGGAGGCGGACCTCGGGCGGCTCTTCAAAAGGTTCGAACAGCTCGAGGGCGAGGGCCGGCGCGAGCAGCGCGGCACGGGCCTCGGGCTCGCGATCTCGAAGGCGATCGTGGAGCAACACGGCGGGGCGATCGGCGTCGCCTCGAAGCTCGGGCAAGGCAGCACGTTCTGGTTCGAGTTGCCCTCGCCAAATGGAGAGGCGCGTCGAAATCCCGGGGCCCCTGCCGTCGGTTTCGCTTAAAATCGAGAGGTTTCATGGCGCAGACGAAGGACGACGAGATCCGAGCGGCGCTCCTGGAGTTACGCAAGGAGTACCTCGCGGAGCTGCCGGAGCTCTTGCGAGAGCTCGCCGAGATCGTGGCCGCAGCAAAAGAGGGGTCCAGGCAGGACGCGATGCGCGCCGCCGTGTCGAGGGCGCACGCGCTGCGCGGGACCGCGGGTTCGTACCGCTTCCAGGAGATCAGCGACGCCGCGGGCCTCGTCGAGGACGGGCTGCTCGGCATCCAGGGCGGCTGGCTCTCGGCGGAGCAAGCGTGGCCCGAGATCGAGCGCGCGCTCGCGGCGGCGCGGGCGGCGTGTGATCGAGCGGTCGTCGATCTTCTCTCGTGACGCTCAAGCCCAGCCGGCGCGCTCGACGATGCCCTCGATCGTGTCGACGAGGCGCCGCAGATCGATCGGCTTGGCCACGAACTCGCGCACGCCGAGGACGGCGAACTTCCAGCGCTCCTGCGGGCCGACGCGGCCGCTGAGGACGACGACGCGGGCGTGATCGCCGCGCGGCAGGGCGCGCAGGTGCGAGAGCGTGTCCACGCCGTCGAGGTCGGGCATGTCGAGGTCGAGCAGGACGAGATCGGGGGGCTCTTCGCGCGCGGCCTCGAGCGCGGCCTGGCCCGAGCGCGCGACGCGGATCCGCATCGATCGGCCCTTCATGGCGAGCTCGGCGGCCTTGGCGGCGAACTTGCCGAACGCGGGGTCGTCGTCGACCGTGAGCACGCGGATCGATCGCGTGGCGCTCTCGGCGGGTTGCCTGACGCTCGCGGGCGGCGGCGCGCTCGGCGACGCCTGGGCCTTGGGTGAGCCGGCGAGGACGAGGTCCCGCGCGAAGGCGCCGCAGCTCGTGTATCGATCGGCGGGGTTTTTCGCGAGGGCGCGCGAGAGCACGGCGTCGAAGGGCGCGAGCTCGGGGCGCACCGACGAGGCGAGGGGCACGGGCGCGCTGAAGTGCGCGTGCAGCAGCCGCACGAGGTCACGCTGGAGGTACGGCGTGCGCCCGGTGAGCAGCTCGAACGCGACACATCCGAGCGCGTAGACGTCGCTCCACGGGCCCACGGGTATCCCCTCGCCGGCGAGCCCTGCTTGCTCCGGCGCCATGTAGACCGGCGTGCCCTCGATCGTCTCGGGCCTCGACGCGGAGTGCTGCTGCGCGAGGCCGAAGTCGATGAGCACGGGCCTGCCGGTGTCCTCCTCGATGACGATGTTGCCCGGCTTGACGTCGCGATGGACGATGCCCCGGCCGTGCGCGGCGTCGAGGCCGTCGGCGATGCGCCCGAGGATGGTGATCGCGCGGTGCTGGGGCAAGGCGCTCTGGCGCTGCCGGTACTCGTCGAGGATCGCCTCGAGCGAGCGGCCCTCGACGTACTCCATGGCGAAGAAGTACGAGGAGCCGTGTCGGCCGAACGCGTAGACCTGCACGACGTGTTGATCACGCAGCGTCGCGAGCGCCTTCGCTTCCTGCTGGAGCCGCTGCTCGGCGAGCGCGTCGTCCCACGTCGGGGCGATGAGCTTCAGGGCGACCGTGCGATCGAGCCAGGTGTCGCGCGCGCGGTAGACGACCCCCATGCCGCCGCGCCCGAGCTCCTTTTCGACGCGATAGGTCCCGGCCACGATCATGCCCGGCTCGGGCGTGATCGAGGGGCGCGCGGGGGGATCGATCACGTTGCCGGATTCGTCGATCGACGAGGTGTCGCTCAAGGCTTCGCCGGATCTGTCAGGCGACGAAGGTGTGCTCATGATCGCTTGCCTGCGGAGGCCGAGAAGTGCCGGTCCATTTTCATTTTTAGGTCGGTAGCTTCGGCGTCGCGAGGGAAAACGTTCGTTCGGCGCGTCGCGCGCCTGCGAGCTGACCACAGGCGCCGCCGACGTCGCGGCCGCGGGGCCTGCGGACGAGCGTCGTCACGCCGTGCGACGAGAGCCGCGCGACGAAGGCGTCGAGCCGCTCCTGCGTGGGCGGGCGCAGCGAGGGATCGGGCCCGGGGTTGCACGGGATCACGTTCACGCGGCAGCGGATCGGGCGGACGTAGGCCGCGAGCAGGTCGGCGTCCTCGGGCGCGTCGTTCCAGCGGTCGAAGAGCACGTACTCGAAGAGCACACGGCGGCCGGGCGGGAGCGCGCCTACGATCGCGTCGCGCAGCGCCGCGAGCGGGAAACGCGTGTTGATGGGCATGATCGTTCGGCGCCGCTCGTCGTCC is drawn from Polyangium spumosum and contains these coding sequences:
- a CDS encoding GAF domain-containing sensor histidine kinase — translated: MKAAPPPSDEIERLVALSEAAILDTPPEPAFDDLTRLAAAICRTPIALVSLVDRERQWFKSKVGLDASETPREVAFCAHAILGEQLFLVPDAHEDARFADNPLVTGGPHVRFYAGAPLATADGHNVGTLCVIDHGPRQLDDAQRAALTALARQVAAQIDLRRANGRLAKLNGELVARAREAQALAEERKAVERVKDEFVSTVSHELRTPLTSIRGALGLLEGGVLGPLPDGAMELVQIARTNTDRLVRLVNDILDLEKIVAGKLELHPKRVDVRRLVSGLVDSLGPVASEARVELFVDVRGEIEVVVDEDRIAQVLTNLMSNALKFSPPEARVELGVEAKADGRVCFAVRDRGPGIAEADLGRLFKRFEQLEGEGRREQRGTGLGLAISKAIVEQHGGAIGVASKLGQGSTFWFELPSPNGEARRNPGAPAVGFA
- a CDS encoding Hpt domain-containing protein, giving the protein MAQTKDDEIRAALLELRKEYLAELPELLRELAEIVAAAKEGSRQDAMRAAVSRAHALRGTAGSYRFQEISDAAGLVEDGLLGIQGGWLSAEQAWPEIERALAAARAACDRAVVDLLS
- a CDS encoding serine/threonine-protein kinase — translated: MSDTSSIDESGNVIDPPARPSITPEPGMIVAGTYRVEKELGRGGMGVVYRARDTWLDRTVALKLIAPTWDDALAEQRLQQEAKALATLRDQHVVQVYAFGRHGSSYFFAMEYVEGRSLEAILDEYRQRQSALPQHRAITILGRIADGLDAAHGRGIVHRDVKPGNIVIEEDTGRPVLIDFGLAQQHSASRPETIEGTPVYMAPEQAGLAGEGIPVGPWSDVYALGCVAFELLTGRTPYLQRDLVRLLHAHFSAPVPLASSVRPELAPFDAVLSRALAKNPADRYTSCGAFARDLVLAGSPKAQASPSAPPPASVRQPAESATRSIRVLTVDDDPAFGKFAAKAAELAMKGRSMRIRVARSGQAALEAAREEPPDLVLLDLDMPDLDGVDTLSHLRALPRGDHARVVVLSGRVGPQERWKFAVLGVREFVAKPIDLRRLVDTIEGIVERAGWA